From Euzebyales bacterium, the proteins below share one genomic window:
- a CDS encoding zinc metalloprotease HtpX: MFKSLKTGVLLAALSGLLLFIGQTLWDESGLIIALGIALVMNVGSYWFSDKLAIKMARAQPASPQQYPWYHELVQELAAKANQPMPTLYISPSPQPNAFATGRNPQHAAVCVNKGLIDILDHDEMEGVLAHELSHVYNRDILIGSVAATIATAITFAARIGFWFGGGRDSRDNPIASIAMIFLAPIAAMILQLAVTRSRETQADASGAELSGKPLALASALRKLESGGRQLARQGIGGTPAEQPTSAFSSLYISAPFGGLVRGGMGSLFRSHPKTEDRVRNLESIARRMGQIA; this comes from the coding sequence ATGTTCAAGTCGCTCAAGACGGGTGTGCTACTGGCCGCGCTGTCCGGCCTGCTGCTGTTCATCGGACAGACGCTCTGGGACGAGAGCGGTCTGATCATCGCGCTCGGCATCGCGCTGGTCATGAACGTCGGCAGCTACTGGTTCTCCGACAAGCTGGCCATCAAGATGGCCCGTGCCCAGCCGGCGAGTCCGCAGCAGTACCCCTGGTACCACGAGCTGGTGCAGGAGCTCGCGGCGAAGGCCAACCAGCCGATGCCGACGCTGTACATCTCGCCGTCGCCGCAGCCCAATGCGTTCGCGACCGGGCGGAACCCGCAGCACGCCGCAGTATGCGTGAACAAGGGCCTGATCGACATCCTCGACCACGATGAGATGGAGGGCGTGCTGGCCCACGAGCTGTCGCACGTCTACAACCGCGACATCCTGATCGGCAGCGTCGCGGCGACGATCGCGACCGCCATCACGTTCGCGGCCCGCATCGGGTTCTGGTTCGGCGGTGGCCGCGACAGCCGTGACAACCCCATCGCGAGCATCGCCATGATCTTCCTCGCCCCGATCGCCGCGATGATCCTACAGCTCGCGGTCACGCGCAGTCGCGAGACACAGGCCGACGCCAGCGGCGCGGAGCTCAGCGGCAAGCCGCTGGCGCTGGCGAGCGCGCTGCGCAAGCTCGAGAGCGGCGGTAGGCAGCTGGCCCGTCAGGGGATCGGTGGCACGCCCGCGGAGCAGCCGACGTCGGCGTTCAGCTCGCTGTACATCTCGGCGCCGTTCGGTGGCCTCGTGCGCGGTGGGATGGGCAGCCTGTTCCGCTCGCACCCCAAGACCGAGGATCGCGTCCGCAACCTCGAGTCCATCGCCCGCCGGATGGGCCAGATCGCCTGA